The DNA region TGTAAAGCCAGCAAATTTTATCCCTCAGAGAAACTAGATGTTGAGTTGGAAAGAAACCCAAGCAAAAATGATCTGAACAGCTTGGGAGACTCCATAGCTACAGTCAGTGGAGTGAACATTGATGTCCCCCTGTCTGAAAGGATGAAGCAGGGAAGTGAAAAGTGTGGCGGTGAGAGCATTCCAGAGAATAATAAAGCAAAGCATGTACATGTGCCAGGCCATTCTAAAATAACATCTAATAACCTTCCAATTAAGGAAGATGGACAACAGCAAAGAGCAAGACAGGCTTTTAAAGCTGAAAGTGTTGAATCAAAGCCATCTTCTGTTGATTCTGTAGAAGATGAGGATGACACTTTGAAACTCCTGCAGCCTGTATCAAAAGACCAAAAGCAAACTGACCTGGTAATGCATTTATGCTTATTTGAAGTAGATTTACCCAGTGGCCAGCTCTTAAAATTTAGAGAGCTGCTGCACATGTTTTTCTGGCAAAGTAGGATGTTGCTGATGTAATTATTGAGATTCTTAAGTAGTTAGGAGCCTTGGGTTCAGATTTGCAAAGGCAATATGGTAAAGTAGTTTTGGGATTGCATCTCTCTAGATGATTGGAATTCTgtttttacagggaaaaaatttGCATTCCCAGCTGTGAACAGAGTGTAAGAATGGTTTGTAACTTTTGTTCTGTGCTGTAAATAGGCCTGAATAATCTTGATTTGGATCAGAGGGCTAATTGGTGGTGATTGTCTTTTCACCTAATTTTGGTCTACCATAagatttttaatgagaaatcaTTATTTGTTATAGAGCTTGGATTCTACTGAAAAGCTGCTAGCACCCTTTGTTCCTGTTGTGATTCAAGTAAGTGACCTTCTTTGAAGGTTTAGTTGCTAAAGATGCTGGTACAGCAGGTATTTTATCTCTCAAATAAGAATTTATTGTGCTTGTACCTGTGCTATGTTAAGGTGGTTGCAGTCCAAATAGTAAAGAGgcctgttttgattttttttaagtgtgtttGTGTAAATCTGGAAGTGACAggtctgcattttttaaaaaatgcttttacttATTAGGATGATGTCAGTCATGGAGTTTCAGGAGATGCTCAGGGAAAAATGACCTTCCACAAGCAGCCTCACAGCTGTGTCAGTGAACCCtctctcccacagcagcagcagcagcagaagagagagCCTGCTGAAGGCTGCTCAGAGAAGGTGCAGATACTTGAAAAAtacttctcctctctcctttaAGACTCCtgtgtttttcctctttaaacGTGGGACCTATTTTCTAAAAAAGGGTGGGTGTTTATGCTGTTCTTGTTTCATGTGTGTCTGTATAACTTCAGTGGTAACAAACGCAGATCACTGAAGGTGACTTAGAAGCAGCCTGAGTAAATCTTGGAAAATCCCCAGTACCTTTCAGGGATGAGGTGGGTGTGCCAGATGGGCTGTGCCTTTACTGGGTTGCAGTGTTTCCTAGGAAATTCCATCAGGACTTCTCACTGTTTGTGACTATAAGTCAGTACCTTTGTGGATAAGGCTACTTGTGGTGGGTAGTGGCTTAGTAGTGCTTTAGAACAGATGTGTAATGGCTGCCCTGAGCTTCTGAGTGCAAACTGTAGGAAGAAAATCTTGGCATGCAGACAGGATGGAGCTCCTGTCAGTTCCTCCACACTGAGCAGGGAGGTTTCTTTGGGGAAAGCCATAAGGCTACAGAAGAGGGTGATTGGTCATTGATAACCTGGTTTTCTCTTTGGGTTTTGCTATTTGGGGGTGGGGACAGTTGTTGCAAAGGCATTGGCTGAAAAATAGCCTGGGAGGAGGGGGATAAGATGTAGGGATGGAAAGAAGGGAAACAGATGCAAGCAGAgatgaggagagggaaggatcAAGCTGCGAGATGTGAAGAGGTTACAAAAGGATTCAAAATCTCTGGCATCCAGCTTTACCATGCAAGAATGTCTTCTAGATTGCAGAGTACTTaaacttttaataaaaaatatataaattcttGCTCGCTTTTCTGTCAAGTTCAGAGCAGTTTCTCCTCGGCCTCTACCTGTTCCTTCTGATGTCACCCCAAAGACAGCCCAGAGGGGTGCAGAGCACCCTGAGCCTGCAGATAGTGCCAAACCCAGCCAAGCAGCCATTCCAAAGGTTAGTGATGAAAACTGTGTCTGCTGGTTTTTGTCTCATTCCTTCTGAGCAGTTTGTTCCCTGTGTGTGCACAGTGAGTAAAGAAGTCTTTGGTAGCTTCCTGCCTCATGGAAGCCCTGCTCAGTGTGGGATGAGCCTTGCTGAGCCTTGGAGGTCAGAAGCCCCTTTTCTAAAGTTCAGATTGGTTTCACTGAAGACAGTTCCGTAATAAATAATTAAGCATGTCTCCCATATCAGTCCAAAAGGATTTTTTGCTAGGTGATTAGAAAACAAAAGCCATAATGGTGATTGCAAATTAAGATCAAATTAACTTCCTTTGAAGGAGCGGCCCTTGTCAGCAAGAGAACGGAGGAGGCTGAAACAGTCTCGGGAGATGCTTCCCTCTGgtaatttttatgtttatatGTGAACAGTTTATGTATAAGTGACTAATgaatttcttctgaagaaaTTATAACTTCTTGTTGGTTCTTCACTGCCATCTTCAGAACAGTGCACTAAGGGGGTAGTTCTCTGTTTAATAAAAAGTTCTGTTAACATGTCTGTATTTTTCGGCTTTTTAGCTATGTTCAGTTGTGTTCTGTGTTGACAACTTGTCTTTGAAATGTACATAAAATGTAGAATATTCACTTTCAAACAGAAACTTCAATGTTTTCTATTAGCAAAATACCTACCTCGCTGCCTGTCTTCTGCTAGGGGATAAATTTTTTCCTTGCATGAGCATGAAACAAATTCAGAATACACACAGCTTAGTTGTAAATATTGTCAAAATGTCATCCTTACAGTGGTTCCAGTGAGACAGTCATTAAATGGTGCAGCAGTTGAAACAAAGTCACGAGTGGAAAATTGTGTTAAAGTTCCTCAGTCCTCATCAGATCCCAGCATTTCTCAGGTAAACTTTGTCAAAAGTATTTCTTCCATGTAGGAACAGTAATATATGCCATATTGCTGAATTACTTTCAACTATTAGAATTCTTGTTATTTATTCCCTCTTCTcttagagaaagagagaagccCATTGCCTGTCTGATGATGAGCTAAGCTCTTCCACAAGCTCTACAGACAAGTCTGATGGTGATTCCAAGGAGAAGTAAGGATTTTGTTTAATACTCTGCAAGAATTTTCACTGCTATACTGGACCTTGACTTGgagtgggaaaaaaaggctttcaCACTTTGTCTGTGCATAGTGAGTGATTGAAGAAGTATGTGGATGCATAGAGGAAAACAGCCCCATTGGATTATTGTCTCTCTGTGATTATACACTTCCCATGCTGAACTTTCTGGGCCGTGGGATTGTGCACGATGGTTTTGTGAactgcagcttcccaggaaaacaaTCTTCGAGCATCAAAAGACATCTGCTGTCAGGATGCATTAAAAGCACAAGTTAAAAGGTGCCAATGTGCATCCTTTCCACTATAAATGAGGCtgaatttatttctgatttttgtcAGTGTAAGCAACTTTCAAAAGATGCAATTTGTTGCATTACCAGAGTCAGCAGTAGCCAGTAGGATTGTGGGGTTTTTACTGGGCTCTGAGCCTTTGTTAAATGAAATAGTACTGTTGTTGTTATTGATAAAACTGCACCACAACAAATAATTTAACATGGAATACTTACTAGGACCTCAATTAACTCATTGAAAGTCCTTGGGATGCAGGGTGGAAGTTGCATTATGATGGTGACTGAATTATTTCTTCTCTCCTAGGAAAAGCAGTGTCAATGAAATGAATGACTTGGTGCAGCTGATGACATGGACACTGAAAATGGACTCCAAGGAGAACTCTGAGTGCTGTGTAACCTCGACCCCAGCCCCAGAGTTTAAACTTCATAGAAAGTATCGAGATACTTTGATTTTGCATGGAAAATCACCTGATGAATCAGAGGAATTAAAAATGGAAGAGATTCCTTCAGGTCTGGtgctctgggattctgtggtaATACTTAAGAGTTGTCCCATATTCTTCTGCAGAATATGAAAATAGTCTGTACTGAAAGTAATTAGTACTGCACTGAttctttaattgcattttatttttaatagatatGTCATTGGTCCCTTACAAGATTAGAAGAATGGTTGAAATCCTGAGATCTGATGTGGTACAAGGATTGGGAGTGAAACTTCTTGAAAAGGTATACAGAATCATGGAAGAAGATGATGAAGCAAAAAGAGAGGTGAATGTCTTCCATAATAAAATAGTCTAACTTTTTATAAACCTAGATAAACGAGCAGGCTCTTTATCCTATTGAGCTAGGGTAAACCATGACTCCAGAAGGTCTTTATGTAGTCATGAGCAGGCAAGGACCTAAGTATATTGTAATTTTCATGCTTAAGTTTGATTCTAGATGTAGACTATGTTCAAATGCAACTTCTTTTGTTTACCTTCACATTACTTGCCTTATGCCCCTTATGtccaaaataagaaataatttaacatCAATCCTCAGTAGAGGTGAATAAGGAATACCTCCAAGTCCTTTGATTCAAAACTTGGTTACACTTACCCAGGCAGTATTTGATTTGTAAGCTGTGAAGatcttgtattttaaatttttgggtgggatttgaaAGTCTCTTGCTTTTAGACAACAGCAGTGttcagttttcttctctctcaTCCACATTCCCAAGCTTCACATGCTTCTTTTAGCTGAGTGCTTTGGtatttttctattaatattttggtagcatctgcttttttttcaatGCCAGTAAATGTTGTGggttttgttctgtgtgtgttctgagcagctgcagttGCGGGAGCACATGGGAGACAAGTACGTGAGTTACAGTGCAAAGGCTCGGCACCTGAAATTCCTTGAAGAAAATGTGAAGCTCTGACTGGaatcttttccttggagaaaaaaactgttttctaGCTCCTTTGATAGACTGGACCAGCTTACAAAGCATGTTCATCCACTGATCTCCTTTGCTGGAATAAGGAGGTGAACTTGCAGGAAATGTTAAGAGTTCatagtaatatttttcatgttaaaaTGTGAACCAGGCTATCACTTTCTCAGAAGAGAAACTTCTGAGTTTCTCtttattttagtttagtttttaTTCTCTTAAAAAGTTGCTTTCCATAGGAGTCGATACCAAATTTTGTATACTAAGGAGTGTCAAAAAAGATTATGTTCTGGTTTGAATTTGTCATAGCAAAAGGTTTTTGGTATGGTCTCATACTAAATAACAAAAATCTCTGCCAAGGCTCTGATGTGATAAATATAATCTATTACATCAGATAGTTGTGAAAATTTAGCATGAAGAGACAATTACTAATTTTTGAGGAACTCAAGCTCCTCAGGTTGTGTAAATTGCCAAGTCCAAGTGCTGAAGGGGCAGCTCTACTGCTTGTAAGGAGATACTTTGCTCTTGAGTGTTGTTGCTGAGGCAGTCACCAAGGTGGGGGAAAGCATTTGGTATCTGGATGAAGTAAGTCTGAAAATGTTTGAAAGGAATGCAGCCATGGTTACCATGGTTCCAGTTGGAGAAATCCCTTTGCCTTACAAATACTAATTCCTTTTAGGAATGAAAGTGCCCAGGACCAGAATCTCTTAGGGAAAAGATAAAACActtatttctctttatttgaATACAGAGTGTCTCGCTACAGCCCCCAGGCATTATTGCATACCATACCTACAGGAAAAGcacatgttttttaaataataaagaaCTCAAATGGAATtgaatttgtaaaataaaattataaaccTGTCTCTTTTCCTGCCTGTAGCTGAAATAC from Haemorhous mexicanus isolate bHaeMex1 chromosome 11, bHaeMex1.pri, whole genome shotgun sequence includes:
- the NEK4 gene encoding serine/threonine-protein kinase Nek4 isoform X5, with product MGFCEGGDLYHKLKEQKGKLLPENRVVEWFVQIAMALQYLHEKHILHRDLKTQNIFLTRTNIIKVGDLGIARVLENQYDMASTLIGTPYYMSPELFSNKPYNYKSDVWALGCCVYEMATLKHAFNAKDMNSLAYRIIEGKLPPMPKDYSPQLVEIIQTMLSKKPEERPSVKSILRQPYIKQQIALFLEATKAKAARNHKKTVDSKPKDPCSVISAKNESHSRNVAHQNCSSEQARKYKVDEEDCISKCKASKFYPSEKLDVELERNPSKNDLNSLGDSIATVSGVNIDVPLSERMKQGSEKCGGESIPENNKAKHVHVPGHSKITSNNLPIKEDGQQQRARQAFKAESVESKPSSVDSVEDEDDTLKLLQPVSKDQKQTDLSLDSTEKLLAPFVPVVIQDDVSHGVSGDAQGKMTFHKQPHSCVSEPSLPQQQQQQKREPAEGCSEKFRAVSPRPLPVPSDVTPKTAQRGAEHPEPADSAKPSQAAIPKERPLSARERRRLKQSREMLPSVVPVRQSLNGAAVETKSRVENCVKVPQSSSDPSISQRKREAHCLSDDELSSSTSSTDKSDGDSKEKKSSVNEMNDLVQLMTWTLKMDSKENSECCVTSTPAPEFKLHRKYRDTLILHGKSPDESEELKMEEIPSDMSLVPYKIRRMVEILRSDVVQGLGVKLLEKVYRIMEEDDEAKRELQLREHMGDKYVSYSAKARHLKFLEENVKL
- the NEK4 gene encoding serine/threonine-protein kinase Nek4 isoform X3, whose protein sequence is MPLTAYCFLRAVGKGSYGEVSLARHRQDRKQYVIKKLNLRSASSRERRAAEQEAQLLSQLRHPNIVTYRESWQGDDGHLYIVMGFCEGGDLYHKLKEQKGKLLPENRVVEWFVQIAMALQYLHEKHILHRDLKTQNIFLTRTNIIKVGDLGIARVLENQYDMASTLIGTPYYMSPELFSNKPYNYKLPPMPKDYSPQLVEIIQTMLSKKPEERPSVKSILRQPYIKQQIALFLEATKAKAARNHKKTVDSKPKDPCSVISAKNESHSRNVAHQNCSSEQARKYKVDEEDCISKCKASKFYPSEKLDVELERNPSKNDLNSLGDSIATVSGVNIDVPLSERMKQGSEKCGGESIPENNKAKHVHVPGHSKITSNNLPIKEDGQQQRARQAFKAESVESKPSSVDSVEDEDDTLKLLQPVSKDQKQTDLSLDSTEKLLAPFVPVVIQDDVSHGVSGDAQGKMTFHKQPHSCVSEPSLPQQQQQQKREPAEGCSEKFRAVSPRPLPVPSDVTPKTAQRGAEHPEPADSAKPSQAAIPKERPLSARERRRLKQSREMLPSVVPVRQSLNGAAVETKSRVENCVKVPQSSSDPSISQRKREAHCLSDDELSSSTSSTDKSDGDSKEKKSSVNEMNDLVQLMTWTLKMDSKENSECCVTSTPAPEFKLHRKYRDTLILHGKSPDESEELKMEEIPSDMSLVPYKIRRMVEILRSDVVQGLGVKLLEKVYRIMEEDDEAKRELQLREHMGDKYVSYSAKARHLKFLEENVKL
- the NEK4 gene encoding serine/threonine-protein kinase Nek4 isoform X1 — encoded protein: MPLTAYCFLRAVGKGSYGEVSLARHRQDRKQYVIKKLNLRSASSRERRAAEQEAQLLSQLRHPNIVTYRESWQGDDGHLYIVMGFCEGGDLYHKLKEQKGKLLPENRVVEWFVQIAMALQYLHEKHILHRDLKTQNIFLTRTNIIKVGDLGIARVLENQYDMASTLIGTPYYMSPELFSNKPYNYKSDVWALGCCVYEMATLKHAFNAKDMNSLAYRIIEGKLPPMPKDYSPQLVEIIQTMLSKKPEERPSVKSILRQPYIKQQIALFLEATKAKAARNHKKTVDSKPKDPCSVISAKNESHSRNVAHQNCSSEQARKYKVDEEDCISKCKASKFYPSEKLDVELERNPSKNDLNSLGDSIATVSGVNIDVPLSERMKQGSEKCGGESIPENNKAKHVHVPGHSKITSNNLPIKEDGQQQRARQAFKAESVESKPSSVDSVEDEDDTLKLLQPVSKDQKQTDLSLDSTEKLLAPFVPVVIQDDVSHGVSGDAQGKMTFHKQPHSCVSEPSLPQQQQQQKREPAEGCSEKFRAVSPRPLPVPSDVTPKTAQRGAEHPEPADSAKPSQAAIPKERPLSARERRRLKQSREMLPSVVPVRQSLNGAAVETKSRVENCVKVPQSSSDPSISQRKREAHCLSDDELSSSTSSTDKSDGDSKEKKSSVNEMNDLVQLMTWTLKMDSKENSECCVTSTPAPEFKLHRKYRDTLILHGKSPDESEELKMEEIPSDMSLVPYKIRRMVEILRSDVVQGLGVKLLEKVYRIMEEDDEAKRELQLREHMGDKYVSYSAKARHLKFLEENVKL
- the NEK4 gene encoding serine/threonine-protein kinase Nek4 isoform X4 codes for the protein MPLTAYCFLRAVGKGSYGEVSLARHRQDRKQYVIKKLNLRSASSRERRAAEQEAQLLSQLRHPNIVTYRESWQGDDGHLYIVMGFCEGGDLYHKLKEQKGKLLPENRVVEWFVQIAMALQYLHEKHILHRDLKTQNIFLTRTNIIKVGDLGIARVLENQYDMASTLIGTPYYMSPELFSNKPYNYKSDVWALGCCVYEMATLKHAFNAKDMNSLAYRIIEGKLPPMPKDYSPQLVEIIQTMLSKKPEERPSVKSILRQPYIKQQIALFLEATKAKAARNHKKTVDSKPKDPCSVISAKNESHSRNVAHQNCSSEQARKYKVDEEDCISKCKASKFYPSEKLDVELERNPSKNDLNSLGDSIATVSGVNIDVPLSERMKQGSEKCGGESIPENNKAKHVHVPGHSKITSNNLPIKEDGQQQRARQAFKAESVESKPSSVDSVEDEDDTLKLLQPVSKDQKQTDLSLDSTEKLLAPFVPVVIQDDVSHGVSGDAQGKMTFHKQPHSCVSEPSLPQQQQQQKREPAEGCSEKFRAVSPRPLPVPSDVTPKTAQRGAEHPEPADSAKPSQAAIPKERPLSARERRRLKQSREMLPSVVPVRQSLNGAAVETKSRVENCVKVPQSSSDPSISQRKREAHCLSDDELSSSTSSTDKSDGDSKEKKSSVNEMNDLVQLMTWTLKMDSKENSECCVTSTPAPEFKLHRKYRDTLILHGKSPDESEELKMEEIPSGLVLWDSVICHWSLTRLEEWLKS
- the NEK4 gene encoding serine/threonine-protein kinase Nek4 isoform X2, translated to MPLTAYCFLRAVGKGSYGEVSLARHRQDRKQYVIKKLNLRSASSRERRAAEQEAQLLSQLRHPNIVTYRESWQGDDGHLYIVMGFCEGGDLYHKLKEQKGKLLPENRVVEWFVQIAMALQYLHEKHILHRDLKTQNIFLTRTNIIKVGDLGIARVLENQYDMASTLIGTPYYMSPELFSNKPYNYKSDVWALGCCVYEMATLKHAFNAKDMNSLAYRIIEGKLPPMPKDYSPQLVEIIQTMLSKKPEERPSVKSILRQPYIKQQIALFLEATKAKAARNHKKTVDSKPKDPCSVISAKNESHSRNVAHQNCSSEQARKYKVDEEDCISKCKASKFYPSEKLDVELERNPSKNDLNSLGDSIATVSGVNIDVPLSERMKQGSEKCGGESIPENNKAKHVHVPGHSKITSNNLPIKEDGQQQRARQAFKAESVESKPSSVDSVEDEDDTLKLLQPVSKDQKQTDLDDVSHGVSGDAQGKMTFHKQPHSCVSEPSLPQQQQQQKREPAEGCSEKFRAVSPRPLPVPSDVTPKTAQRGAEHPEPADSAKPSQAAIPKERPLSARERRRLKQSREMLPSVVPVRQSLNGAAVETKSRVENCVKVPQSSSDPSISQRKREAHCLSDDELSSSTSSTDKSDGDSKEKKSSVNEMNDLVQLMTWTLKMDSKENSECCVTSTPAPEFKLHRKYRDTLILHGKSPDESEELKMEEIPSDMSLVPYKIRRMVEILRSDVVQGLGVKLLEKVYRIMEEDDEAKRELQLREHMGDKYVSYSAKARHLKFLEENVKL